In Paenibacillus guangzhouensis, a single window of DNA contains:
- a CDS encoding Gfo/Idh/MocA family protein: MLNIGVIGYGVRIDMLMDDLFALPYEVQIKAVADPDHERVRALMRKDGSKEEMHQMGIDKIDGLLRSCEMNPDTITFYTDADDMLDNEKLDGVIVGTNCNTHTFFAQKVLNRNLPLFLEKPVATTMEDLRTLAECEAVATAPTVVSFPLRVTPLVQEVKRILDAGTIGKVEHVQAFNDVTYGFVYFHDWYRDESASNGLFLQKATHDIDVINYLLGEEPVNVCAMKSKQIYKGDMPAGLRCSECDKWETCMDSTYNIIHLRNDTPRSDYCGFAVDTGNEDSGSMIVNYASGMHVTYSQNFFARKKAGRRGARLYGYKGTVEFDFYTNEIKVFDHMSDKVTIVRLDDQGSRHGGGDIVLMRNFVHLMQGKTTESVAPLKDGIRSALVCLQAKAFSESDQFYPVTL; this comes from the coding sequence ATGTTGAATATTGGTGTTATTGGATATGGCGTGCGGATCGATATGCTCATGGATGACTTGTTCGCGCTGCCATATGAAGTACAGATCAAAGCAGTAGCAGATCCCGACCATGAGCGCGTGCGGGCTTTGATGAGAAAAGACGGTTCCAAAGAAGAAATGCACCAAATGGGAATCGATAAAATCGACGGACTTCTGCGCAGCTGCGAGATGAATCCCGATACGATTACCTTTTATACGGATGCAGACGACATGCTGGATAATGAGAAGCTGGACGGCGTGATCGTGGGTACGAACTGCAATACGCATACTTTTTTCGCTCAAAAGGTACTGAATCGTAATCTGCCGTTGTTTTTGGAAAAACCGGTAGCGACGACGATGGAAGATCTGAGAACACTAGCCGAGTGTGAAGCGGTAGCAACAGCTCCCACGGTTGTATCTTTCCCACTGCGCGTCACGCCGCTAGTGCAGGAAGTCAAGCGTATTCTGGATGCCGGCACGATTGGCAAGGTGGAGCATGTACAGGCGTTCAACGATGTAACCTATGGCTTTGTCTATTTCCATGACTGGTACCGCGATGAATCCGCTTCGAATGGGCTTTTTCTGCAAAAAGCAACGCATGATATCGACGTCATCAACTATCTGTTAGGCGAAGAACCGGTGAACGTGTGCGCGATGAAGTCCAAACAGATTTACAAAGGGGATATGCCAGCCGGCCTGCGCTGCAGCGAATGCGACAAATGGGAAACCTGCATGGACAGCACGTACAATATCATTCATCTGCGCAATGACACGCCGCGCAGCGATTATTGCGGTTTTGCGGTAGACACCGGCAACGAAGACTCCGGCAGCATGATTGTGAACTATGCGAGCGGCATGCACGTCACGTATTCACAGAACTTCTTTGCCCGCAAAAAGGCTGGGCGCCGCGGGGCAAGGCTATACGGCTACAAAGGCACTGTGGAATTCGATTTCTACACCAATGAAATCAAAGTATTTGACCATATGAGTGACAAAGTAACAATCGTACGACTTGATGATCAAGGTTCGCGTCATGGCGGCGGAGATATCGTACTCATGCGTAACTTTGTACACCTGATGCAAGGCAAAACGACCGAATCTGTAGCCCCGCTGAAAGACGGTATCCGCAGTGCTCTAGTATGTCTGCAGGCCAAAGCATTTTCCGAAAGTGATCAATTTTATCCTGTCACTTTATAA
- a CDS encoding ABC transporter substrate-binding protein gives MKKCSAILLSVTLLLTMLLAGCGQKDAGTTSESAESPAPAKEEVTELNFYMMNSPVNDFDRVMKKANEIIGKEMNAKLNLILVDSSTYAEKMNLMINSGDDWDLSFTANWGGINFFENAAKGAYADLTDLIPKYAPQTYSRIPEGLWEGVKVNGKIYGLVNYQQWGTAKREGFKFRSDLVDETGFDWKALKGMPTIEALEKIGPFLGDALAKHKGMIGFETSSIDSLFASNPLLWNMEAVGDTSIPGWINLDRSDKVINQFETEEFKKYTEIMRDWFNKGYVRKDGATVKDTSPDRKAAKFVAEKTGSWPDSIEYPGNPDASNMSMTKSAGNAPAVTVSTTRTMIPAGAASTAAIAINSGSKHIEKALQLVELLNTNDDLFRLITLGEEGVDYKYDENGKFTMIEGKYNFNFNEWQLGQSYSPDFKRANYDKNKDGEIQQATQKLVFEADKTAEISPVTGFVFDPTPVKTQVANCTAVTTELIPALSSGSVDPAKALPEFLKRLKTAGVDDIIKEKQAQYDAWKAKK, from the coding sequence ATGAAAAAATGTTCTGCGATTCTGTTGTCCGTAACACTGCTGTTAACCATGCTGCTGGCCGGCTGCGGTCAGAAAGATGCAGGCACTACCAGTGAATCCGCTGAGAGCCCTGCTCCAGCTAAGGAAGAGGTCACTGAGCTCAATTTCTACATGATGAACAGCCCTGTCAATGACTTTGACCGCGTTATGAAGAAAGCCAACGAAATTATTGGCAAAGAAATGAATGCCAAACTGAATCTAATTCTCGTAGACAGCAGTACGTATGCCGAGAAAATGAACCTGATGATCAATTCCGGCGACGATTGGGATCTCAGCTTCACGGCTAACTGGGGTGGCATCAACTTCTTTGAAAACGCCGCCAAAGGCGCTTATGCCGATCTGACGGACCTCATTCCTAAATATGCACCGCAAACCTATTCCCGTATCCCTGAAGGACTATGGGAAGGCGTTAAAGTAAATGGCAAGATCTATGGACTCGTGAACTATCAACAGTGGGGCACTGCCAAACGCGAAGGCTTTAAATTCCGTTCTGACCTTGTAGATGAAACCGGTTTTGATTGGAAAGCCTTGAAAGGCATGCCTACCATTGAGGCACTTGAAAAGATCGGACCTTTCCTTGGCGATGCGCTGGCAAAACACAAAGGTATGATCGGATTTGAAACCAGCTCCATTGACAGCTTGTTCGCCAGCAATCCGCTGCTATGGAACATGGAAGCCGTAGGTGATACGAGCATCCCTGGCTGGATTAACCTTGATCGTTCAGACAAAGTCATCAACCAGTTTGAGACGGAAGAATTCAAGAAGTACACTGAAATTATGCGCGACTGGTTCAACAAAGGTTATGTTCGCAAAGATGGCGCAACCGTAAAAGATACTTCTCCTGACCGTAAAGCAGCCAAATTTGTCGCTGAGAAAACGGGCAGCTGGCCTGACAGCATTGAATACCCTGGTAACCCTGATGCCAGCAATATGTCGATGACGAAAAGCGCAGGCAATGCGCCTGCCGTAACCGTCTCCACGACTCGCACGATGATTCCTGCGGGCGCCGCTTCTACTGCAGCGATTGCAATCAATTCCGGGTCCAAACATATTGAAAAAGCTTTGCAGTTAGTTGAACTGCTCAATACCAACGATGACCTGTTCAGACTGATTACCCTTGGTGAAGAGGGCGTTGACTACAAATACGACGAAAATGGCAAGTTTACGATGATTGAAGGCAAATACAATTTCAACTTTAACGAATGGCAACTTGGCCAATCTTACAGCCCTGACTTTAAGCGTGCGAACTATGACAAGAACAAAGACGGCGAAATTCAACAAGCGACCCAAAAATTGGTCTTTGAAGCTGACAAAACAGCAGAAATTTCACCGGTAACGGGCTTTGTATTCGACCCAACGCCAGTAAAGACGCAGGTGGCAAACTGTACTGCAGTTACTACGGAGTTGATTCCTGCACTCAGCTCCGGTTCTGTAGATCCAGCTAAAGCATTACCTGAATTCCTGAAGCGTCTAAAAACTGCCGGCGTGGACGACATTATCAAAGAAAAACAGGCTCAATATGACGCTTGGAAAGCAAAAAAATAA
- a CDS encoding carbohydrate ABC transporter permease — MLLKKLHFSKITIHLIFIALSLACILPLLLVVSISFTDEQSLMLDGYRFWPKEFSTAAYQYVFSGAGSILNAYAVTIFVTVVGTLLHLLITSMLSYSLTRPEVTHRRALTLFVYLPVLFNGGLVPQYILLTRILHLKDTIWVLIIVYLVSTINVLIMKNFFRTIPESLIESARIDGSGEIRTFFRIALPLSKPSLATIGLFVAIAYWNDWMTASLYIESPKLRPLQYLLQSLMNNIGYLQSNAQASQSMEAAIGMLPSEGARMATCVLAIGPIILLYPLLQKYFEKGLTIGAVKE; from the coding sequence ATGCTACTTAAAAAGCTACATTTTTCAAAAATAACGATCCATCTTATTTTCATTGCACTGAGCCTTGCCTGCATCCTTCCGCTGCTGTTGGTTGTATCCATCTCGTTTACGGACGAGCAATCGTTGATGCTGGACGGATATCGCTTCTGGCCCAAAGAGTTCAGTACGGCAGCTTACCAGTATGTATTCAGCGGAGCAGGCTCTATTCTCAATGCCTATGCCGTTACGATTTTTGTGACGGTTGTCGGCACACTCTTGCATCTGCTGATTACTTCCATGCTGTCGTATTCGCTGACACGTCCCGAGGTGACTCACCGCAGAGCGCTCACTTTATTTGTGTATCTTCCAGTGCTGTTCAACGGCGGTCTTGTTCCGCAGTACATTTTGCTGACGCGTATCCTGCATCTGAAGGACACCATCTGGGTGCTGATTATTGTCTATCTGGTATCGACCATTAACGTGCTGATTATGAAAAACTTCTTCCGTACGATTCCGGAGTCGTTAATTGAATCCGCACGCATCGATGGGTCGGGTGAAATCCGTACTTTCTTCCGGATTGCATTACCGCTGTCCAAACCGTCGCTTGCGACCATCGGTTTGTTCGTAGCCATTGCATACTGGAATGACTGGATGACCGCCTCACTCTATATCGAATCACCGAAGCTGCGTCCCCTGCAATATCTGCTGCAATCCTTAATGAACAATATTGGATATTTGCAGTCGAACGCCCAGGCTTCACAATCGATGGAAGCAGCTATTGGCATGCTGCCTAGTGAAGGCGCGCGTATGGCAACCTGCGTACTCGCCATCGGTCCGATTATTTTGCTCTACCCTTTACTGCAGAAGTATTTTGAAAAAGGTTTGACAATCGGTGCTGTAAAAGAGTAA
- a CDS encoding ABC transporter permease, with amino-acid sequence MKTITTPSRKGKSYRALRSARRQTPFYFMMAPGLIFITILFYIPMAGVIIAFKDYNARDGIFGSPWMDPLFKNFEFFFKSDAARTVTFNTLFYNLLEAVTVTLCALAIAILLSEVKNKVTSATYKGSILLPTFLSWIVIQYILFSLLSVDRGIINSTITANGGEAIYWYSEPSYWRFILPIAYLWKNVGYFSVLYVAAIAGINPDYYEAAQLDGASKWQRIKHITLPLLKPTIIVLSLLWVGKLFNGGLGDWNGFYTLPNDAGALYPATDVIDTLVFRSLKKVNDYGMASAVGLYQAVVGFFLVLISNYIIKKKDPDNALF; translated from the coding sequence ATGAAGACGATTACAACGCCATCACGAAAGGGCAAATCCTACAGAGCTTTACGTAGCGCGCGCCGCCAGACACCTTTCTATTTCATGATGGCGCCTGGTTTAATTTTTATTACGATTTTATTTTACATTCCGATGGCCGGCGTGATCATTGCCTTCAAAGATTACAATGCACGGGATGGTATTTTCGGAAGTCCATGGATGGACCCGTTGTTCAAAAACTTTGAGTTTTTCTTTAAATCCGACGCAGCAAGAACCGTTACCTTTAATACGCTTTTTTACAATCTACTAGAAGCTGTTACCGTTACACTTTGTGCATTGGCAATAGCTATTCTATTAAGTGAAGTAAAAAACAAAGTTACCTCTGCTACCTATAAAGGTTCCATTTTGCTGCCAACCTTTCTCTCATGGATTGTCATCCAGTACATTCTCTTCAGCTTGCTCAGCGTTGACCGTGGCATTATCAACAGCACGATTACCGCAAACGGCGGAGAAGCCATTTACTGGTACAGTGAACCGTCTTACTGGCGCTTCATCTTACCCATTGCCTATCTATGGAAGAATGTCGGTTACTTCTCGGTGCTATATGTAGCAGCAATTGCCGGAATTAACCCCGATTACTATGAAGCTGCACAATTGGACGGCGCTTCGAAGTGGCAACGCATTAAACATATTACATTACCGCTTCTGAAACCGACCATCATTGTTCTTTCACTGCTGTGGGTAGGTAAATTATTCAATGGCGGTCTAGGCGACTGGAACGGATTCTACACGCTTCCGAATGATGCGGGTGCTCTTTACCCAGCAACAGACGTTATCGACACCCTTGTATTCCGTTCGCTCAAAAAGGTCAATGACTACGGCATGGCATCTGCAGTTGGTTTATATCAAGCGGTCGTTGGCTTCTTCCTTGTATTGATCTCTAACTACATCATTAAAAAGAAAGATCCCGACAACGCACTATTCTAA
- a CDS encoding AraC family transcriptional regulator — MKLAYKIKNRSTSFLRKAFFSFLIITIIMTVLLTTFLTLTYLRTTNALISRYNDKLIAQSNYSITYLDESAKRLGQALYSDNHITEFLNMNEHDERVALLASRVIDKHFLTLKDIDSVYLYNAGLDLFYSSRSGERKSASEFSNQAIANLLTDKDFVAAYRGRPIVASVDEATQSANVCSYILFEPGATAAGLKNAIVVNIQTKALTNSIQAINRSDAVPETSFLVVDANGSILSMALSPEFGHDMSEVRALSRKAQELDGSSNQVRKIDGIRYLVSSSKSNANNWYIMGVTPVKKIFKDVITASIVSVGIAVAVFIFCAVICLFLARRLNSPIQAITKMINGEAPDRSDPLVSQTEEFQVILSVFESMKEQNSQLDKIMRETGYAAKQDFLNALLSESTTYSMKTVQSKLQDLQLDYIVSNQLCMCLFKIDNYSEFMSRNSQKERWALRYAIVNIATEITENYGKCEIFSCDSDKFVMLMDCDHVSQYKVLQDEVERILREIQWNTQKYLHISLSMAYSTMFQGLEHLPSMYNNMKGSILLKMRYGHGCIITPYMIDEINTDDFHVSVKKEEQLIEKVLEGDDKEASVIYQSISQQLYQYTYNEVLFSIVHLIYRIYSGVLSKMPAIKDNQDITLQAFLLYIQHAEVGEDIDRLMNSFLQKLSNEVTAIKNTSSSNDFLMQRILGMVEQEYANTELCLSSIAEKLRLSPNYVGHLFKAAHGQSIAQYIFDFRMQKLDEYMRNTKLSLSTIIEKVGLERNNYFYTRFKKHFGMSLSEYKIQLGQDIDRD, encoded by the coding sequence ATGAAGCTAGCATATAAGATCAAAAACCGTAGTACTAGCTTTCTACGCAAAGCCTTTTTTTCTTTTTTGATTATCACGATCATCATGACTGTTTTACTTACGACTTTTTTGACGTTAACTTATTTACGCACGACGAATGCATTGATTAGCCGCTATAACGACAAATTGATTGCACAGTCGAATTACAGTATTACCTATCTGGACGAGAGCGCAAAAAGATTAGGCCAGGCGCTTTATAGCGACAACCATATCACTGAATTTTTAAACATGAATGAACATGATGAGCGCGTGGCTCTCTTAGCAAGCAGGGTGATAGACAAACATTTCCTGACCCTGAAAGATATCGACAGCGTGTATCTTTACAATGCGGGCTTGGACTTGTTCTACTCCTCACGGAGCGGTGAGCGTAAATCGGCATCCGAATTTTCAAATCAAGCGATCGCAAATTTATTAACCGATAAAGATTTTGTAGCTGCATATCGCGGCCGCCCTATCGTGGCATCCGTCGATGAAGCAACACAATCGGCGAATGTATGCTCCTATATACTATTTGAACCGGGCGCCACTGCAGCGGGGTTGAAAAATGCCATTGTTGTCAATATTCAGACGAAAGCGCTTACGAACTCTATTCAAGCGATTAATCGCAGTGATGCTGTACCAGAAACGTCTTTTTTGGTGGTGGATGCCAATGGTTCGATATTAAGTATGGCACTCTCACCGGAATTCGGTCATGACATGAGTGAAGTGCGGGCATTAAGCCGGAAAGCACAGGAACTGGACGGCAGCAGCAATCAGGTGCGCAAAATTGACGGGATCCGTTACCTTGTTTCGAGCAGCAAAAGTAATGCAAACAACTGGTACATTATGGGTGTTACGCCTGTCAAAAAAATATTTAAAGATGTCATTACAGCATCGATCGTATCGGTAGGTATAGCAGTAGCTGTATTCATTTTTTGTGCCGTCATTTGTCTATTTCTAGCACGCAGGTTGAACAGCCCGATCCAAGCCATTACGAAAATGATCAACGGGGAGGCACCCGATCGAAGCGACCCGCTTGTGTCCCAAACGGAAGAGTTTCAAGTGATTCTATCTGTATTCGAATCCATGAAAGAGCAAAATTCGCAGCTCGATAAAATCATGCGTGAAACAGGCTATGCAGCCAAACAAGATTTTCTAAATGCGCTGTTAAGCGAGAGTACAACATACTCGATGAAAACAGTGCAGAGTAAACTGCAAGACTTGCAACTGGACTATATCGTCTCCAACCAGCTGTGCATGTGCTTGTTCAAAATTGATAATTACAGCGAGTTTATGTCGCGAAATAGTCAGAAGGAACGTTGGGCATTGCGCTATGCTATCGTGAACATCGCCACAGAGATTACAGAAAATTACGGTAAATGCGAAATTTTCAGCTGTGATTCCGACAAATTCGTGATGCTGATGGACTGTGACCATGTATCGCAATATAAGGTGCTGCAGGATGAGGTGGAACGTATTTTACGAGAAATACAGTGGAATACGCAGAAGTATCTTCATATTTCGCTGTCTATGGCGTACAGCACCATGTTCCAGGGTCTTGAGCATTTGCCGAGCATGTATAACAATATGAAGGGTTCTATTCTTCTAAAAATGCGATATGGACATGGCTGCATCATCACGCCTTATATGATCGATGAGATCAATACTGATGACTTCCACGTTTCAGTCAAAAAAGAAGAACAGCTGATCGAAAAAGTGCTGGAGGGTGACGATAAAGAAGCTAGTGTGATCTATCAATCTATTAGTCAACAGCTGTATCAATATACGTACAACGAGGTTTTGTTCAGCATTGTACATTTAATTTACAGAATCTATTCTGGTGTGCTCAGTAAGATGCCTGCCATAAAGGACAATCAGGATATAACGCTGCAGGCGTTTTTACTATATATACAACATGCAGAAGTCGGTGAAGATATTGATCGTTTAATGAATTCGTTTCTACAAAAGCTCAGCAATGAGGTAACTGCGATCAAAAACACATCAAGTAGTAACGACTTTCTAATGCAGCGCATTCTAGGAATGGTAGAACAGGAATATGCCAACACCGAACTTTGCCTTAGTTCCATTGCCGAAAAATTGCGCTTGTCACCGAATTATGTTGGTCATTTATTCAAAGCGGCACATGGGCAATCGATTGCGCAATACATTTTTGATTTCCGCATGCAAAAACTAGACGAATATATGCGCAATACGAAATTGTCTTTATCGACCATCATCGAAAAGGTAGGGCTTGAACGGAATAATTATTTTTACACGCGATTTAAAAAGCATTTCGGTATGTCCCTTAGTGAGTACAAGATTCAGCTCGGACAAGACATCGATCGTGATTAA
- a CDS encoding S-layer homology domain-containing protein: MRQRISVILAVILCIAILPVSGFAASANLKATYDKGVVAIDGKGFEASKDYIVRVVDQGNETLKAMGQVHANANGVITGSITTGALGKVEEHVVYVNGMDGPLVSSATLNGKVDPNPPKPDPKPDPTPKPDPTPSQEPTIKDGYISYTQVKPDKDGNVKVEMKDGHVDSALNHAPTDERGVKQIVIQIETTGNVKQHTITIPVGKIAAKSEQIDVTVSTGFGDIVLTHDAMKSMAKNINSKVNVVITPMDKSRLSSIASETIGNRTGVHVSLFQEGKPVGADIKIAIDYKPVGKELEDYDHIVVYKVAKDGNLIIVSNGRYNKETGKVTINGEANETYAIGFVKKTFEDTSKHPWAEKQISVLASKAIIRGTSETSFSPQKNVTRADFLKLLVNTLGLKADIRENFDDIAENALYYNEVAIAKALGITSGLGNNKFDPSAQINRQDMMVMVLKALQIAGKPLLEGSKEDLQKFSDADKIANYARDSAASLIQDGIITGDGGKINPNGKMTRAEAAVILYRIYNR; the protein is encoded by the coding sequence ATGCGACAACGAATCTCCGTAATTCTTGCAGTAATTCTATGTATAGCGATTTTGCCTGTAAGTGGCTTTGCAGCTTCGGCTAATCTAAAAGCAACTTATGATAAGGGCGTAGTTGCCATCGATGGTAAAGGATTTGAGGCAAGTAAGGATTATATCGTAAGAGTGGTTGATCAAGGAAATGAAACCCTTAAAGCGATGGGACAGGTTCATGCAAATGCAAATGGCGTCATTACGGGTTCGATTACGACAGGCGCTTTGGGAAAGGTAGAAGAACATGTTGTATACGTGAATGGAATGGATGGACCATTGGTTTCATCAGCGACTTTGAATGGAAAGGTTGATCCCAATCCTCCAAAACCGGATCCAAAGCCAGATCCAACACCAAAGCCTGATCCAACGCCGAGCCAAGAGCCAACCATCAAAGATGGTTATATATCTTATACTCAAGTAAAGCCTGACAAGGATGGAAATGTAAAAGTTGAAATGAAAGATGGTCATGTAGATTCAGCGCTGAATCATGCTCCAACAGATGAACGTGGCGTGAAACAAATCGTAATCCAAATCGAAACGACAGGTAACGTGAAGCAACATACGATCACGATTCCTGTAGGAAAGATCGCAGCCAAGTCTGAACAGATCGATGTCACAGTCAGTACGGGCTTTGGTGATATTGTATTAACACATGACGCGATGAAATCCATGGCAAAGAATATCAATAGTAAAGTAAATGTCGTCATAACCCCAATGGATAAGAGCAGACTTTCATCAATCGCTAGCGAAACTATAGGCAACAGAACAGGTGTGCATGTATCTCTTTTCCAAGAAGGCAAGCCGGTAGGTGCTGATATCAAGATCGCGATTGACTATAAACCTGTGGGTAAAGAATTGGAAGATTATGACCATATCGTTGTATATAAAGTGGCTAAGGATGGTAACTTGATCATCGTTTCAAATGGCAGATATAACAAAGAAACTGGAAAAGTTACGATAAATGGCGAAGCTAATGAAACCTATGCAATAGGCTTCGTGAAGAAAACTTTCGAAGATACCTCCAAACATCCATGGGCAGAAAAACAGATATCTGTACTCGCTTCAAAAGCCATTATAAGAGGAACGAGCGAAACATCCTTTTCTCCTCAAAAGAACGTTACGAGAGCCGACTTCTTGAAGCTGCTAGTAAATACTTTAGGTCTTAAAGCTGATATCCGTGAAAACTTTGATGATATCGCAGAAAATGCTCTTTACTATAACGAAGTCGCTATAGCCAAAGCACTGGGAATAACTTCAGGTTTAGGCAACAACAAATTTGACCCAAGTGCGCAAATTAACAGACAAGACATGATGGTAATGGTTTTGAAAGCGCTTCAAATCGCAGGTAAACCGTTGTTAGAAGGAAGTAAAGAGGATCTTCAGAAATTTAGCGACGCTGACAAGATCGCAAATTATGCACGAGATAGCGCAGCATCATTAATTCAAGATGGGATTATTACAGGAGATGGCGGCAAAATCAATCCAAATGGCAAGATGACAAGAGCTGAAGCGGCCGTCATATTGTACAGGATTTATAATCGGTAA